In the Haloferula helveola genome, one interval contains:
- a CDS encoding GntR family transcriptional regulator, with protein sequence MPALPQSKFAQLSELIRERIETGEWTDKLPSERILADEFLVSRTTLRRALEILTRDGLIEAPSARCTLRAIRKSKARRTAPTHREVCFLTPTLHVSPLLTEQIATMRGLFTQAGIKVASEESASLVDRRDPSAHLRRIVARHPDAMWVLHKMPESVQRWFQANGLPTVIFGSAFPEVSLPSVDVDFRAAAHHAAGLCLARGCRRIGLLIHRTPLAGDEKTVSAVSAVLTRQGSPAPKVMRHDSNRARLMDALDREFLDNPDACDALIVANHHHLLTVQSHLLHRGIRLPEQLSLVYLSNDPSAERLSPLPLRYESGPALIRRLVAAVKTLAEGGNPPSSSIIPKLLDGQTMRRATGPEKDQ encoded by the coding sequence ATGCCCGCCCTGCCGCAATCCAAGTTCGCCCAGCTCTCCGAATTGATCCGCGAACGGATCGAGACCGGTGAGTGGACGGACAAGCTCCCGTCCGAAAGAATCCTCGCCGACGAGTTTCTCGTGAGTCGGACGACTTTGCGGCGTGCCCTTGAGATCCTGACACGCGACGGCCTGATCGAGGCTCCGTCGGCACGCTGCACCCTGCGCGCGATCCGGAAGTCCAAGGCACGTCGTACCGCGCCCACCCACCGCGAGGTCTGCTTTCTGACGCCGACACTCCACGTCTCTCCTCTGCTCACCGAGCAGATCGCGACGATGAGAGGCCTGTTCACCCAAGCCGGGATCAAGGTCGCATCGGAAGAGAGCGCATCGCTGGTCGACCGCCGCGACCCTTCCGCCCACCTGCGCCGCATCGTTGCCCGCCACCCGGACGCGATGTGGGTCCTGCACAAGATGCCGGAGTCGGTGCAGCGTTGGTTTCAAGCGAATGGCCTGCCCACCGTCATCTTCGGCTCGGCGTTTCCGGAAGTTTCTCTGCCCAGCGTGGATGTCGACTTCCGTGCCGCCGCCCATCACGCAGCCGGTCTTTGTCTCGCCCGGGGCTGTCGACGCATCGGACTGCTGATTCACCGCACTCCGCTGGCAGGTGACGAGAAAACGGTCAGCGCCGTTTCCGCCGTGCTCACCCGGCAAGGTTCGCCTGCTCCCAAAGTCATGCGTCACGACTCGAATCGCGCGCGCCTGATGGATGCTCTCGACCGCGAGTTCCTCGACAACCCGGATGCCTGCGACGCTTTGATCGTGGCCAATCACCACCACCTCCTCACCGTGCAGTCGCACCTCTTGCATCGCGGCATCCGGTTGCCGGAGCAGCTCTCCCTCGTCTATCTCAGCAACGACCCGTCGGCCGAGCGACTCTCTCCACTGCCATTGCGCTACGAGTCCGGTCCCGCGCTCATCCGGCGCTTGGTGGCGGCGGTAAAAACCCTCGCCGAAGGCGGCAATCCACCCTCCTCCTCCATCATCCCCAAGCTGCTCGATGGCCAGACCATGAGAAGGGCAACTGGTCCGGAAAAGGACCAATGA